From Simonsiella muelleri ATCC 29453:
GGCTATATAATCGCGCTATTCTTGTCATGCAAACCGTATCATGTCTAAACCAGTAGATTTTCTTTCACAACAACAACCCACCGAATTCACTGTTCGTGCTTTGTGGTATTTGCACCATTTTGCGCAACAGGGCGAGTGGGCAGACGGTTTTGCGTTTGAAAAACAGCTCCGTTCTTGTCAATTGGATTACACGCTCGGTAGCCTGCACCGAATTGACCATTTATTAGACCAAATTCGCAAACTCAAGCCCAATCCCGAAACATTTTTCAGGCAGCCTGAAAACCAAAATTTTTTGTTTACATTAGCATTTTATTGTGGAGAATTGCGTGGACGATTAATTAAAAATGCGCCAGTTTGGTATAACTGGCAATCTTTTATCGCTGAATATCATGGCATGGAAAAAATATTTCCCAATGTCGTAGAATATGAAGTGGTAGCGCATTTTCGTGGTAAAAATGAAGAGTCCACGTATTTTCCATTAGTGTCCATTTTGGAACGCTTATTCCCCAAACAAGAAGAACCTGAAAAATCTGTGTATTCTGCTACCATCGTAGGGGATTATCAACAATATGATTTAAATGATAAATTACCTGAATCACCGATTCAAGGTTTAGCGTTGAATGTGCAAGATGCGTTGGCAGGCACTCATCCAACCGAATTGCCTTATTTGCAAATTTTGCCACCGCAATGGATTCACGGCGATGATTTAATGGCACAAATTCGTGCTATGCCCACGCTCTATACCAAAGGGCGCGTGGTTTGGGCGGCGTTGGTACAAGCTAATCAGCAATTATTTCAACACAATGACCCTGCCAGTTGCCCTGCCGAAGTCATCTATGACAAAAGCGGACGCACACCGCCACGGCTATTGCGTCAATATGCTAAGGAATTGTTTGCGCTGAAACATAGCACGCCAGATGATCCCGAATTAGCCAAATACGTCCACCACATCACAGACGAACGAACACGTTTTACAGGCCGCATTCCCACGAAAATCAGTCACATGAATTTACATGGCGCGACCGTGTTAATTTGGCGACTGCATTTACCTAACGCTATTTTGACGCTGCCTATTTTTCCGATTATTGTGGCTGATGATTGCGATGAAGTGATGCTGTTGCCTGCTAAGTATTGGGCGGACACCAGTTTTTATCGCGATTGGTTACGTGAACAAGCTGTTCTGAATGATGAACAGACTTTCAGGCTGCCTGAAAAAAATATGTTGAGCAGTCAAGAAATGGTGTATGCGTTTCGTCAATATATTCAACGACACAATGATTTTTGGGCGGGTTATACCGAATTATTATCGCCACAAAGAGACGAGCTACCTCAGTTAGGTACAAAAATTATTGAACAAAATCAAGTAATTCAATATGAGACCGACCAAGAGTTTTTGATGCGTTGTCGCAGTGTGGCGCAAAGCGAATATCGCCGCTGGTATGAATTTTCAGACCACAATCAAAACAGGTTGCCTGAAAGCGTGTATCAAAAATTGCGCGATTTGAACCCCGATTCATTTTTGTCGCTGCTAACTGAACCATTTGATGTACCCAAATTGGCAAATAGTCAGCCTCTACCGAAAATTGCGGCGTTAATGCGACAAAATCAGTTATCGCCGATACAGATTGCCAATATGGTGCAGTTTTTGTGGGCGCAAGGCACGATTTCGTTTGCCAAAGTGCTTGATAATGAGTCAGAACACTTATCAGTCATTAACACCACCGCTACGTTGTATTTGGCTTTTTTGTATTTGACAGGAAAATTTGTGCCACAAACCATTGAGGAAGGTGCGAGTTGGTTGAATTTGGCAGTGAATTTGGGCGATTATCGTGCGCTGCATTGGGTAGCAGAATTGGTTATGCAAATTCCCGAATTAGCGCCAATTTTGTTCAAAAAAAAATTAATTAGTGAAATGTCGCCGTTGTCTATTCGTTTGATGAATGCGAGTTCTATGGGTTATTTGTCGTATTCCATTAGCGATGTGAATGCGCAAGAATCTGCTTATATTCATCATCCTGAAGCGCAAGCCGAATTGGCACGACAATATTTTCAATTGGCAGCCGAATTAGGTGATACCAGCGCAAATACTCGTTTAAATGAATGGATTGCCGCAAAAAGGCTGCCTGAAAAAGCACGCGAACAGCGATTTGAACACATTCAATTTTGGTTGATGGATTATTTCGCCAAACAAGGCGTGAATATTCGCCAAATTTTGGGTGATTTGGTTGCAGCAGAAAATGAAGCCGATGACATCACATTTCATGAAAATTCGGATAATTTGGCTCATATTACCGAAGATGAAGATATTTTGCGTCCTGAATCTACTGTGTGGAAAAAATGGGCGATTTGGAGTGGCGTGGGTGTGTTGATGTTGGGGTTGGTGGCGTGGGCAGTGTTGCCGACCGATGCGTCAAATGACCCTATTGCGTCAAAAGAAGTTTCAGGCAGCCTGAAAAATACGCTGCCTGTTGTACCGACTGTGCCGACATTGAGTGCGTCCCAGCCAACCGTATCGTTGAATCAGGTGATGACTGAATTGCAAACCAAATTGCCACTGACATTTTTTACCAATACGCATAAAATTCAATCTATTAAATTAGAAAATGGCGTGGTTTGGCTGACACTAACCGACAAAAGTCGTGGCATGATGAGTGTGGATGCGGCACAATCTTTGTATTGCAGTGAACCGCAATTAGCTGATTTACGCGTTACGAAAACGCCTGTGAATTTCACGGTACTTGCTGCACAAAATGTGCATTATGATGTCAAAGATGTGGGGAAGAATTGTTTGGAAAGTCAAAGGTAAATAAATTTCAGGCTGCCTTGCTTGATACATAAAAGGCAGCCTGAAACCTTAAAAATCAAAAAGCGCAGGGCAAACGATAAGCCGAGTTTTGTCATTGAACAGTCATTCCTCTAGGCGCAACATCGCTGCTGCGCTCAAGCAACCTACCCGAACACTCCGCGAGCAGCCTCAATGTGTTCTGTTTGGTCTTGCTACAAATGGGGTTTAGCCTGCCACAATCTGTTACCAGATGCGCGGTGCGCTCTTACCGCACCTTTTCACCCTTGCCTGTGCGCCCTTGGGGGCAGCCATCGGCGGTTTAGCTTTCTGCGCCACTTTCCGTCGTGTTACCACGCCCAGCCGTTAACTGGCATTTTGCTCTGTGTAGCTCGGACTTTCCTCTCCGTATGCCGTGAAGCAATACGCAGCGACTGTTTGTCTGCCCTGCAAGTTAGCGATTATACGCGACAAATCAGACTTTTCAAACAAAATAAATTGCCTAAATAACCTATTTTGTGGTATAAAGCGCGTTTTACTTTTTTAATTATTTCGTTTTGGAGAACAACATGGCTAAAGTTTGCAAAGTAACGGGTAAACGCCCGATGTCTGGCAACAACGTATCACACGCCAATAACAAAACCAAACGCCGTTTTTTGCCTAATTTGCAATCACGCCGTTTTTGGGTAGAAAGCGAAAATCGTTGGGTGCGCTTACGCGTATCAAACGCCGCTTTGCGTACGATTGACAAAAATGGTATTGATGTGGTTTTGGCTGACTTACGCGCTCGTGGCGAAGTTATTTAATTTTTATTGAGGATTGGATTATTATCATGCGCGATAAAATCAAATTAGAATCATCTGCTGGTACAGGTCATTTCTATACCACCACCAAAAACAAACGTACGATGCCTGGTAAAATGGAAATCAAAAAATTTGATCCTGTGGCTCGTAAGCACGTTATTTATAAAGAAACTAAATTGAAATAATTCGGTTTCTAAAATGAAAACCTTTGTTTTGTTATTAAACAAAGGTTTTTTGTTGTTTGTTTTTTCAGGCTGCCTGAAAGATTCTTTCATCAATAAGAGAATAATATGAAATACCGTAAACCCAAATTAGCTGATTTTCAAAAAGCCAAAGTATTGGTAGTGGGTGATGTGATGCTGGATCGCTATTGGTTCGGCGATGTAAACCGCATTTCGCCAGAAGCACCTGTTCCGATTGCTAAAATTGACAAAATTGAGCATCGTGCTGGCGGTGCTGCCAACGTGGCACGTAACATTGCTGCATTGGGCGGACAAGCTGCTTTGCTTTCGGTTGTGGGTAATGACGAAGCCGCCAACACATTAACTCAATTATTACAAAATGATGGCATTGCTAATCATCTTCAATACAGTGCGTCTATGCCCACTACGTTAAAATTGCGCGTGTTGTCCCGAAATCAGCAATTAATTCGCTTGGATTTTGAAGAACGCCCTGATTCAGGCAGCCTGAATCAGGTTTATCACGAATACGGTCAATTGATGGGACAATACGATGCGGTGATTTTGTCGGATTATGGTAAAGGTGTTTTGCATGATGTATCGGTGTTGATTGCGGCAGCGCGTGCCATTGGCAAACCTGTTTTGATTGATCCAAAAGGCGCAGATTTTACGCGCTATGAAGACGCTACTTTGCTTACGCCCAACCGTGCTGAATTGCACGAAGCCATCGGTGGTTGGTCAAACGAGCAGAATTTAACTGAAAAAGCACAAAAATTACGTGAAGATTTAGGATTAGATGCTTTGCTGCTGACGCGTAGTGAAGAAGGTATGTCATTGTATCGTGAAAATAAAATTGAGCATCAAGCCACTCGCGCACAAGAAGTGTATGATGTGTCGGGTGCAGGTGATACCGTGATTGCAGCGATGGGCGTGTGTTTGGCGGCAGGTTATGATTTTGCAGATGCCATGCACATTGCCAATTCGGCAGCCGGCGTGGTGGTGGCAAAATTGGGGACGGCGGTATGTTCATTTGATGAATTGACGCAGGCATTAAAAGATTAGGGGTAATAATTTTTTATATCTTAGAACCTGTGTTATTAAGATTATGAATTCAACTTATTAAATTTTAAGGATATTTTCAAAATGGCAAATAAATCAGGTAAGAAAGTGGTTGTGATTGGTACGGGTGCGGTGGGCATTAGCTACGCGTTTGCGGTATTGAATCAGGCCTTGTGTGATGAATTGGTGTTGATTGATTTGAATGAAAAAAGGGTGTCTGCTGAAGCGCGTGATTTGCGTCATGGTGTGCTGTACGCGCAGTCGCCCATTAAAGTAAAACAAGGCGATTACAGCGATTGTGCTGATGCGGATATTGTGTGCATTTGCGCGGGCGTGCCACAGAAAGTAGGCGAAACACGTTTGGATTTAATTGACAATAATCTGAAAGTTTATCATGCCGTGGTTAGCGAAGTGATGAAAAATCATTTCAATGGCATTTTTTTAGTTGCGACCAATCCTGTGGATGTGTTGGCGTATGCTACTTGGAAATTCTCGGGTTTACCTGCTGAACGTGTGATTGGTTCTGGAACGATTTTGGATACAGCGCGTTTGTGTAATTGTTTGGGCAAAGCGTTTGGCGTTGCGCCAGTGAGCGTGGATGCACACATGATTGGTGAACATGGTGACAGCGTGATTGCGGCGTGGAGTACGGCGTATATTGCTGGTGTACCATTAAAAGATGCGTTGGACAACTTGGGCAATGGTGCAGAACGCATGGCGGAAATTCATGCCAATGTACGCGATGCGGCGTATTCCATTATTGAAGGCAAGGGGGCGACTTATTATGGGATTGCCATGGGTTTGGCACGTATTACACAAGCCATTTTGCGTAATCAAAACGTGGTGTTGACTGTATCTGCATTATTAAATGGCAAGTATAATCAA
This genomic window contains:
- a CDS encoding L-lactate dehydrogenase yields the protein MANKSGKKVVVIGTGAVGISYAFAVLNQALCDELVLIDLNEKRVSAEARDLRHGVLYAQSPIKVKQGDYSDCADADIVCICAGVPQKVGETRLDLIDNNLKVYHAVVSEVMKNHFNGIFLVATNPVDVLAYATWKFSGLPAERVIGSGTILDTARLCNCLGKAFGVAPVSVDAHMIGEHGDSVIAAWSTAYIAGVPLKDALDNLGNGAERMAEIHANVRDAAYSIIEGKGATYYGIAMGLARITQAILRNQNVVLTVSALLNGKYNQEDVYIGVPAVLNSDGIARVIEKPLDEQEQAQFEKSANILRGYQEKVADYLK
- the rpmB gene encoding 50S ribosomal protein L28: MAKVCKVTGKRPMSGNNVSHANNKTKRRFLPNLQSRRFWVESENRWVRLRVSNAALRTIDKNGIDVVLADLRARGEVI
- the rfaE1 gene encoding D-glycero-beta-D-manno-heptose-7-phosphate kinase, translated to MKYRKPKLADFQKAKVLVVGDVMLDRYWFGDVNRISPEAPVPIAKIDKIEHRAGGAANVARNIAALGGQAALLSVVGNDEAANTLTQLLQNDGIANHLQYSASMPTTLKLRVLSRNQQLIRLDFEERPDSGSLNQVYHEYGQLMGQYDAVILSDYGKGVLHDVSVLIAAARAIGKPVLIDPKGADFTRYEDATLLTPNRAELHEAIGGWSNEQNLTEKAQKLREDLGLDALLLTRSEEGMSLYRENKIEHQATRAQEVYDVSGAGDTVIAAMGVCLAAGYDFADAMHIANSAAGVVVAKLGTAVCSFDELTQALKD
- a CDS encoding sel1 repeat family protein gives rise to the protein MSKPVDFLSQQQPTEFTVRALWYLHHFAQQGEWADGFAFEKQLRSCQLDYTLGSLHRIDHLLDQIRKLKPNPETFFRQPENQNFLFTLAFYCGELRGRLIKNAPVWYNWQSFIAEYHGMEKIFPNVVEYEVVAHFRGKNEESTYFPLVSILERLFPKQEEPEKSVYSATIVGDYQQYDLNDKLPESPIQGLALNVQDALAGTHPTELPYLQILPPQWIHGDDLMAQIRAMPTLYTKGRVVWAALVQANQQLFQHNDPASCPAEVIYDKSGRTPPRLLRQYAKELFALKHSTPDDPELAKYVHHITDERTRFTGRIPTKISHMNLHGATVLIWRLHLPNAILTLPIFPIIVADDCDEVMLLPAKYWADTSFYRDWLREQAVLNDEQTFRLPEKNMLSSQEMVYAFRQYIQRHNDFWAGYTELLSPQRDELPQLGTKIIEQNQVIQYETDQEFLMRCRSVAQSEYRRWYEFSDHNQNRLPESVYQKLRDLNPDSFLSLLTEPFDVPKLANSQPLPKIAALMRQNQLSPIQIANMVQFLWAQGTISFAKVLDNESEHLSVINTTATLYLAFLYLTGKFVPQTIEEGASWLNLAVNLGDYRALHWVAELVMQIPELAPILFKKKLISEMSPLSIRLMNASSMGYLSYSISDVNAQESAYIHHPEAQAELARQYFQLAAELGDTSANTRLNEWIAAKRLPEKAREQRFEHIQFWLMDYFAKQGVNIRQILGDLVAAENEADDITFHENSDNLAHITEDEDILRPESTVWKKWAIWSGVGVLMLGLVAWAVLPTDASNDPIASKEVSGSLKNTLPVVPTVPTLSASQPTVSLNQVMTELQTKLPLTFFTNTHKIQSIKLENGVVWLTLTDKSRGMMSVDAAQSLYCSEPQLADLRVTKTPVNFTVLAAQNVHYDVKDVGKNCLESQR
- the rpmG gene encoding 50S ribosomal protein L33 gives rise to the protein MRDKIKLESSAGTGHFYTTTKNKRTMPGKMEIKKFDPVARKHVIYKETKLK